From the Desulfosarcina sp. BuS5 genome, one window contains:
- the cobA gene encoding uroporphyrinogen-III C-methyltransferase, which yields MNGKVLLVGAGPGDPGLITVKGLEAIKKADVIIYDYLASPQLLKHADENAEILYVGKKGGDHTLSQNKINELIVKKAKSGLNVARLKGGDPFIFGRGAEEAEVLIKENISFEIVPGVTSAIAAPAYAGIPLTHRRYTSTLAFVTGHEDPAKEDSSIDWAALARGIGTIVFLMGVRNLPRIVAQLIDNGMSPDTPIALVRWGTTPAQVTVAGRLDSIVKLVKDAGLKSPAIIIVGGVVRLRETMQWFENRPLMGKRVVITRSRKQAGDLVRLLSKLGADCLESPAIEVVPPDDFEPLDAAIENIAEYDWLIFTSVNGVDFFFDRLFNHHKLDVRGLGDIKTAVIGPVTRDRLLGFGIKSDIMPESYRAESVVKAFEGQELKGKKILLPRAKEARPILPVELAAMGAAVDEVTAYATIQDRSGEEFLIKNLRDGKVDIVTFTSSSTVKNFYAMLPGDEIDFLLQGVLTACIGPITAETAKELGFDVNIVAESFTIKGLCEAILKHYHSA from the coding sequence ATGAATGGTAAGGTATTACTTGTCGGCGCGGGCCCGGGCGATCCCGGACTGATTACGGTTAAGGGCCTGGAGGCTATAAAAAAAGCGGATGTTATTATTTACGATTATCTTGCTTCGCCGCAACTTTTGAAACATGCCGATGAAAATGCAGAAATTTTATATGTGGGCAAAAAAGGGGGAGACCATACTTTAAGCCAAAATAAAATTAATGAACTGATAGTTAAAAAAGCGAAATCAGGGTTGAATGTAGCACGTCTCAAAGGCGGTGATCCATTTATATTCGGTCGTGGAGCGGAAGAAGCGGAAGTTTTGATAAAGGAGAACATATCTTTCGAGATTGTTCCCGGCGTCACCTCGGCCATAGCCGCTCCGGCCTATGCCGGCATTCCTTTAACCCATCGTCGATATACATCTACGCTTGCATTTGTGACCGGTCACGAAGATCCTGCCAAGGAAGATTCTTCCATTGACTGGGCTGCGCTTGCCAGAGGTATCGGGACAATCGTTTTTTTAATGGGGGTTAGAAATCTTCCCAGGATTGTTGCACAACTGATTGATAATGGTATGAGTCCGGATACTCCCATAGCTCTTGTCCGATGGGGGACAACACCTGCTCAGGTTACTGTTGCAGGAAGACTTGATAGCATCGTAAAACTTGTTAAAGACGCGGGATTGAAGTCTCCTGCAATAATTATTGTTGGGGGTGTCGTGCGATTAAGAGAAACCATGCAATGGTTTGAAAACAGGCCGCTAATGGGAAAGAGAGTCGTAATAACCCGTTCAAGAAAACAGGCCGGCGATCTTGTAAGGCTTTTATCGAAACTTGGTGCTGATTGCCTTGAATCTCCCGCCATCGAGGTTGTTCCTCCTGATGATTTTGAACCTTTGGATGCAGCTATTGAAAATATTGCGGAGTATGATTGGTTGATTTTTACAAGTGTAAACGGCGTTGATTTCTTTTTTGACCGGCTTTTTAATCATCACAAGCTGGATGTGCGGGGACTTGGAGATATAAAAACTGCTGTGATCGGCCCTGTTACCAGGGATCGACTGTTGGGTTTTGGTATAAAAAGCGATATTATGCCGGAAAGTTACAGGGCAGAGTCGGTTGTGAAAGCTTTTGAGGGGCAGGAGTTAAAGGGAAAGAAGATTCTGCTGCCCCGGGCAAAGGAAGCTCGGCCGATACTACCTGTAGAGCTGGCAGCCATGGGAGCTGCCGTTGATGAGGTAACCGCATATGCTACCATTCAGGATCGCAGCGGAGAGGAATTTCTTATTAAAAATCTTCGGGATGGAAAAGTTGATATTGTTACTTTTACCAGTTCTTCAACAGTAAAAAATTTTTACGCAATGCTTCCTGGAGATGAAATCGATTTTTTACTGCAGGGAGTTTTAACGGCCTGCATAGGCCCAATAACCGCAGAAACGGCAAAGGAACTTGGCTTTGATGTTAATATCGTTGCCGAATCATTTACCATAAAGGGATTATGTGAAGCTATTTTAAAACATTATCATAGTGCTTGA
- a CDS encoding glucosyl-3-phosphoglycerate synthase: protein MNSNWLKDKTFHFSEFRDLNALVKEKEKRNLTISLCLPTLNEENTIAKEIIIMKSELMMRYPLLDEIVVIDSGSEDKTVDIASSYGADVYNADDILPDLEKYKGKGENLWKALYVTKGDIIVYIDADIKNIHHRFVYALLGPLILNEDIKYSKAFYDRPITTERNTTRATGGGRVTELVVRPLFSLFFPELTQIIQPLSGEYAGYRELLDKIPFPIGYGVETSMILDIYEKWGLDVIAQVDLEKRVHRNQDTKALGRMSFVILKTFFHRLKKLGLLDIKQKIFNEMIQYNLVKDDYKAGIYSFEGLERPPMIEIQQYREKFKIC, encoded by the coding sequence ATGAATAGTAACTGGCTGAAAGACAAAACCTTTCATTTTTCCGAGTTCAGGGATCTGAATGCCCTGGTCAAAGAGAAAGAGAAAAGAAATTTAACAATATCTTTATGCCTACCGACTCTTAATGAAGAAAATACAATCGCAAAAGAGATAATTATCATGAAGTCGGAACTTATGATGAGGTATCCGCTGCTTGATGAAATAGTAGTCATAGATTCCGGCTCTGAAGATAAAACTGTTGATATAGCTTCGTCATACGGGGCGGACGTATATAATGCCGATGACATTTTGCCCGACCTGGAAAAGTACAAGGGCAAGGGAGAGAACCTTTGGAAGGCTTTATACGTTACAAAGGGCGATATTATTGTCTACATTGATGCTGATATTAAAAATATTCACCATAGATTCGTTTACGCTCTTTTAGGTCCGCTTATACTTAATGAAGATATTAAATATTCCAAAGCATTTTATGACAGGCCGATCACCACCGAGCGAAATACCACGCGGGCAACCGGCGGTGGCAGGGTCACGGAACTTGTGGTGCGGCCTCTTTTTTCCCTTTTTTTTCCGGAATTGACGCAGATTATACAGCCCTTGTCAGGAGAATATGCCGGTTACAGGGAATTACTTGATAAAATACCGTTTCCCATAGGATACGGAGTCGAAACAAGCATGATTCTCGATATTTATGAGAAGTGGGGGCTTGATGTTATTGCACAGGTGGATCTTGAAAAACGGGTTCACAGAAATCAGGATACAAAAGCCCTGGGAAGGATGTCGTTTGTTATTCTTAAAACTTTTTTTCATCGACTCAAAAAGCTTGGGCTTCTCGATATTAAACAGAAAATATTCAATGAAATGATTCAGTACAACCTTGTTAAAGATGATTATAAAGCTGGTATCTATAGTTTTGAAGGGCTTGAAAGGCCGCCCATGATAGAGATTCAGCAGTATCGGGAAAAATTTAAGATATGTTGA
- a CDS encoding FmdB family zinc ribbon protein, with translation MPIYEYHCNDCDHDFEYLVFGNDQPDECPSCKSSKVNKLMSRCGFLSKGNGGETLKTSASSSSCGGCAATSCSGCGH, from the coding sequence ATGCCGATTTATGAATATCATTGTAATGATTGTGATCATGACTTTGAATATCTTGTTTTTGGAAACGATCAGCCTGATGAGTGCCCGTCATGCAAAAGCAGCAAGGTGAACAAGCTCATGTCCAGGTGTGGATTTCTCAGTAAGGGTAACGGCGGTGAAACATTAAAGACTTCTGCTTCGTCATCGTCCTGCGGAGGGTGCGCCGCGACAAGCTGTTCAGGTTGCGGCCACTAA
- the hemC gene encoding hydroxymethylbilane synthase, producing the protein MGKSLKIGTRGSKLALWQANWVKSEIEKKDPSILVELEIIKTKGDKILDVPLAKVGGKGLFVKEIEEALLSGKIDLAVHSMKDMPAEIPGGLCIGAVPERENPRDVLISYKGEPLSSFSRGARIGTSSLRRSAQLLYARPEIEIVPLRGNLDTRLRKLETENMDGIILAAAGVKRLNLENRITEYLDMDIMLPAVGQGALCIETRAGDRFTASLISLLEDADSRTVVMGERAFSNRLEGGCQVPIAAYGAVKDHSFSLCGLVADIEGKELIRESLDGPEESSEDIGIELAERLLLKGAKRILDNVKDRY; encoded by the coding sequence ATGGGGAAAAGCCTCAAAATAGGAACAAGGGGCAGCAAACTTGCTCTTTGGCAGGCCAACTGGGTAAAGTCGGAGATTGAAAAAAAAGACCCTTCAATCCTGGTAGAACTTGAAATAATTAAAACAAAGGGTGATAAAATCCTTGATGTCCCGCTTGCAAAGGTTGGCGGCAAGGGGCTTTTTGTCAAAGAGATAGAAGAGGCTCTTTTAAGCGGTAAAATTGATCTTGCCGTACACAGCATGAAGGATATGCCGGCTGAAATTCCGGGCGGGCTTTGTATCGGCGCGGTTCCGGAGCGTGAAAACCCTAGAGATGTCCTGATTTCCTATAAAGGAGAGCCCTTATCATCTTTTAGCAGAGGAGCCCGCATCGGCACAAGCAGTCTTCGTAGATCCGCCCAGTTGTTGTATGCCAGACCTGAAATTGAAATTGTGCCTTTAAGGGGCAATCTTGATACGCGTCTCAGGAAGCTTGAGACGGAGAATATGGATGGAATAATTCTGGCTGCAGCAGGTGTAAAACGGTTGAACCTGGAAAACAGGATAACGGAATATCTTGATATGGATATTATGCTGCCGGCGGTGGGGCAAGGCGCTCTTTGTATTGAAACAAGAGCAGGCGATAGATTTACAGCATCATTAATTTCGCTTTTGGAAGATGCCGATTCAAGGACTGTTGTTATGGGTGAACGCGCTTTTTCCAATCGTCTGGAGGGCGGGTGCCAGGTGCCCATAGCTGCTTACGGAGCAGTTAAAGATCATTCTTTTTCTTTATGCGGCCTTGTTGCGGATATTGAAGGTAAAGAATTAATCAGGGAATCTCTGGACGGACCGGAAGAGTCTTCGGAAGATATAGGAATAGAACTGGCGGAGCGTCTCCTGTTAAAGGGAGCCAAAAGGATACTTGATAACGTGAAAGACAGATATTGA